Genomic window (Coffea eugenioides isolate CCC68of unplaced genomic scaffold, Ceug_1.0 ScVebR1_396;HRSCAF=1068, whole genome shotgun sequence):
AACTCGCGAGTTAGTGTTCGACACTACCACAGAACAAATACTTTCCcaactttctccaacaatcattcttcGAATGATTTGGTTTGCTACAGTAACCACCGCCGGACCACTGAAGGCACTCCCCTCGCTTGAACCGGCCAACTACGAGCTCCTCTGGATAAAACTCCCCTTGAACCTCCAACGGTCCTCACTCCTCCCGTTCCTCTTCCCATCTTGGAAGGCGAGGCACTCTTACTAGTCTGACCAGAAGTATAACTAGAAATATTTCTCTTCTTAGAGTGAAAGTCCCTGACTTGCATCCTTGCGCTCTCAACTCTCTGTGCTTTCTCCAAAGCTTCAGTAAATGTAGATATTTGGGTTGCAACCAGACCCTCCTGAATCTCTATATTAATCCCTCGTACAAATCGTTTTATCATTTTTCGCTCATTAGCCACCAATTTGAGAGCGTACTTAGAAAGTTTAATGAACTTTCCTTCATATTCGGCTACACTAGgggttccttgtttcaactttataaattcgtcctcctacttctcttggattagaggcggaagaaacttttcattaaactcccccGTAAAATTTTTCCAATTCCAAGGGGTTTGGACTCTCTCCTACTTTCCCCTTGTCATATCCCACCAGGCACGGCTAccccctcaaattggaaagcagcaaagTTTACTCGCCTATCTTCGGTATAATCTAAGGCAGTGAATATTTTGGTCATtctctctaaccaattctccgctatcTCGGGATTAGGTTCTCCAGTGAatttaggcgggttaaattttagaaacctctccAAAACTCTATCTTCTCCTCTAttagggtgcatttgataaaattgaaatctaaaatttaaaatctgaagtttgaattcattaaattattgaattattaagtattaaatctaatacatttaaaAGCATATCActttcagtgataagtgaataacttattacttaattttgagagcaagttttatctagaaaattcaatgccacttaattaattcagatgttcaatttttgattatcaaacggtctgaatatgttaagatttgaactcattaaatttaaatactgaattgaattatcaaatagGGCCTTACTTAAGTATTTATTAACCCTCTTGTAGTTTATAAAAAGTACTCAATACATCTTCTCGAAatacatatatgtgtgtgtacaAAAACATATAAAAAGAAGAATGATTCTTCATTCAGCCTTGTAATTTGTCAAAACAAACACGTTATTAAAAgtctaaaagaaacaaaaaaaaaaagagagagagagataccAATGTGCATTGCACGTAATTCCAAACTAGCCATAATTAAATACTGGTGTGGGCAAAATAGAAAAACACACTTCACAACTGATATTGCTTGAACCACTGCCATCCTCAAACAGACATGAAATCCACAAGCATTGCCCTTATAAATTCTTCAATGGCATGCGGCTGAGTGAATCCATCTATACGGTGCTTGTTAGTCGTTTCACCTACTCGTACGATATTGAGAAGCATTTTGAGAATATCCCTAGGAATGGGAGTAGGCCTCAAGCATTCCTCGTTCATAACCTTCCAAATATCCTCGCACATCTCTCGAATCTTCTTGGCTGCCTCTTCCTCTGATACATTATAGTCCTTCATGTAGCATTCAAGCGCTGTGCCACTGCCCCTTTCTTTGTCGAACTTCAAATACGAAGAGTTCAAACAGAAAACATGAAAACTCTAATAAATTGTAGCGAAAACGTTTTGTTTAATTCCGAATTATTCACGTAAAGTACGAAAGGGTATTAACCATACTAAAGCAATAACTAGCCAAATGAACTAAACGGTATTTCATTATGTTCAGGAAAAGCATCCGAGACTGATTGCATATGCATATTCTGTGCAGTGTTTGCACAGAAATGAACAAGATctaagaacaagtttaatcatGGCATCATACTAGGTCAACTGCCCAACGCAGATAGAAGTCTCGATCAATGTGCATATTCTGTGGTGTTGCAGTGATCGTGTAAGAATTGGAATGAGGAGTTGCAGTGCCGATATAAGAATTATAGGACTGAATCATTTGCTCATAAAGTCAAGAGGCTGGCTTTCTCCATGGCTGTCTACTTTCTATGGCAGACTAGAAACAAGAGTTTATTTCAGCAAGCGAGGCCTGCTTAGTGTGGGTGTAGTAGCTAGTGTGGTCAATGCAATGCAGATGGCTGTTACCTCTTGGAACAAGATTCCTTGCACCAGAGAGAATTGGGAGTTGATTCTTGAGTGGGGATTAGATCAAGGTTGATTGTTATTGTTCTTTTTGTCCTTTCTTTCAAAATTTGACAGTAAAGTATATAGAAATAGTGTAGTCTAATGTAGATTGTGCATGGTTTCCTCTTCTGTAAAGCTCCCTTGGCTGATCTATCAATGAAAAAAGGATTtattttgctcaaaaaaaaaaaaaaaatctgcatATTCTGTTGGTATTTTGAACAAAACTAACAAGTTACGTGAATCACTATAACTTAATCTTATTTGGGAATTCTGTGAGTTGTCTTAATCTAATGTTTATAACCAATTAAATGCCATAACAAAATCTGACCTTGTGACCGCCAAAATCATTAATCAATCGGGCATGTGTCGAGCAAGCAAACATAAGTTTTGGCATAGTTGACATCCAGTTGATAACATCCTCTGAAGCATTATCCATGTCCAAGAAAGCTGCCGATGCTGTAAGATAGACTCCGATTGTGATCGCACCATTGCTAATGTAATCAGCAAAAGATGGCAATTCTTTCGTGAGAAACCACCTTGACTGAGTCAAGTTGGTCGTCAAGTATTGTTTCCACTGATTAGGACAAATGAAAGCAGGAAATATGGATTAGTACTCCACGTGTTGGTAGCCAGAACAATTGAAATATTAACGCGGTCCTTAAAATTAGTTACAACATGGTACCGTACTTCTTCTATATACTTATCGAATGCGTAGGTTCTTTGCTTTTTAGCTAATTTTTCCGCAACCTCCCTATTAAATTTCAGAAGTGTGGTGTAGGAAGCTCTGATGTAGTCTGAGAGTTGATCTGCTCCACTGCTATCCCACCTGCAAGCAAAGCAAAATTTCCTATATCAATGCACCTCACTGTTAACAGGCAACATCAAGCTAGAGAAACTTTTTGGATAATGGTCCCTTTATCATCTACTGGCTCACAGTAAGACAAAGCTTTTTAGTATATTACTCAATTATTTTTTCGAAGATGATTGCTTCACTTGTGTGAGATGACTAACATAGAACACTACCTTTCTGCAGAGTCTGTGAGAATTTGAAGTTCATCAACAGTGCCATAAGCATCATAGATGTCATCAatcattgtaataagggctgCTACTTTCGCAAAAGTCATTCGAACAAGAGAGTGCTGAGGCTCATATAAGGTTCCAACAGCCCAGAAGTAGCATTCCACAAATCTGTCCCTTGCATATGGAAATTTTGATACACTCTCCAATCCCTTTCCCCAACTACACATCGTTgccatttgtcaaaaaaaaaaaaaaaacgaacaAAAGTTAAACAATCATTCATGACACTTTCTACTAGAAAAATATAGTCATATACGaaggaatttgatgtaatacTTTAGATAAAATTGCATACGAGTAACAGCTACATTGGCTAACTTTTATTGTAGGTTATGTTTCATAAGATTCTAATAATTTGTAGGGCTCTACTCAATTTAGAAAGAGAGTagtaatataatatttttatgtTACTAACCCGACCTatgaaagaaatttttttggtgatttaAAATACTATGGATATTATAGATCCTACTAAGCTCCAAGTGAACCTAAGCTGCACGTAAAACTGTACTGTAAAATATAAACTTCCGCAGTTAATATTGATAATGAAATCTTAGATCTGCCTTTGGGGAACTAGTGTCTCGGTGTACCTTATTATCTCACAAAGCTCTTGTTTATATGACATCTGCAACAAGTGGTAATCCAACTTGGCAAGCCTCAGCAAtaatttgtagttagattcatcTTCCCCATAGATGGAGATGTAATGCCAAGCCTCATATCTAGGGATGCCCTTATGCAACGGCTGCTCAAGGGCATATTTCACTTGTTTTGCAAGAGTAGAATCCAAACGGGGTCCTCCAGATGTCAGATGAGTGGTTGTGAAAGCAAGAGCTTCTTCTAAAATTTCGTCTCCATGTGTTCTAACATGACTAGCATCGTATAGACTCAACAAACCCCTTGTGTCATTGCATAAGGATTCCTTGAACTTACCCTTAGCATCAATGAATTGGTCAAAGATGCCTGTTTGGAAATTATTTGGAAATAATATGTTAGAAAAATTAGGTGTTAAGGTTTACTAATAGGTGAGTCCACACTAAAAATTAGCAAATCTAATATGAAAGTTGCGTACCACAAGAGACATTGAAACCATGCTGTCTAAAAAGTCGGAATTGAAGCGCTGCACTAGATAAATCATAAGCTGAATACTCCCCAAAGTTGGTATACACATTAAAGAATTCTTGTAGCTGGTTTTCAATTTCGATGTCAAAGTGATGCGAGACACCAAGTCGTTCTATTTTGTCTATAAAGTCGAATCTCTCCGTCATGGTTTTTCCGGTTGGCAAAAGCATGCTCGCCACTTCTGCCTTCAACATTTCAATCTCTCTTTCATACATTTCATGTTCCTGAAAGCATCAGAAAAACATTTCTTTAGTCATATTGTCAAATTGATTGCTTTGATATTGtatggaaatggaaaaattagAAACTAAACAGGAGAAACCAGACCCTGAAATCTAAGGAAATGCAACAGTGGCAcggggaaaaaaaatttggggaTGAATCCTACATGAAGTCGGGGTAAGAGCAAACCAAGTACAACTAAGAAACAGCAAACCAAATATGACAAATCAGGAGACTGTAGAATTAATCAAGGGATAACAATCATGCCAGGATTGATAGCGGATATTACAAAGGATCGTGAACTTGTGGGAGCGGATAACAATATGGTTCCAActtataaaaggaaaaaatattatATGAACAAAAACATGTGAGGTTACAGGAGCTGAAAAGTAAGTATAACCTCCTTATCGGGAGTAAATGGAGCGATACGATCAGCCCAAATGTTTTCAGGAAAGGCTGCTAATGGGCGGACAGTCTCTTGCAGGCTGTTTGAGTGGAGAGAAGATTGAGTTGACGCCATATTCTTGGGGAAAAATAGGGTAGGCCTATGATCAATTAAGTGTTGTTTGCTGTGACCACTTTGATGATTAGCCAGGGTACGTATTTATAGATCCTCCAACCACCCAAGTAGTCACTAGGAGCCAAATAGAAAATTTTGCTCACATCatatattttcttctaaaaaggAATGCATGACGATAAAAGTAATAGTGAGAAccaaaaatcaataataaaaaaaaggataaataaCTTTAATCTTTCTATTGTTTGGTACTTTACTACATGCGTCTCCTatgatttataaatttatagATAATCCTTTCAGAATTGAGGTTAAAATACCACTATTAGTTTTTCTGTTAAAATTAATGGTcaacatataaaaaaaaaagaaaagaaaagataccACATGAATAAGATAACAAATCCTTTTATAATATATTTCTACGACTCTCCACATCATTTGTAACTTTCTCTAATTCTTTTATGAATTTCCCTAGATGCGGCCCTCTCGTGTAAATGTTTGTAGAgcattaaataatatatttttcaacTTTACAAATAAAGCACAATAAATTTTACAACACGTGAAATAAGTGCTTCACAACTAAATCATCTCCTCCTAAAAATAGtacaaaaaatttttgaacaaacatgtaaaattaaattgctttttaaattatttttatgaaagaaatgcaaaataaataGATGGAGCACATGTGCAACATGTGATTTATGTTGTTGTTAGTTGGTATGATTAGTCATCTAGTCTTTTTGTAATTACAACTGAGTACTTTaaatttgttttatatttttatgttttttacaattttttctATAGTTTTTATAATCTCATGATTTTTTTGTCTGCCATATTAataaattttcttaaaatattATGCAATATTAGAGGCTAATTTGGCCAGAACTACATACTTTACATATGTTAAGATCCAAATATTCAGGATTAATTTAATCAAAATCAATGTCTTAGGGTACATATATTTTGATCAAAGCGTCGCTGACAAATTTAATTCAACCCCCAAATATTAAGGACCAAATATGCCtacttaaaaaattaaaatttccaaagaAAAGATTTGAACAAATCATGTGGATTCATTTATACATAAAAGAAAAGTAGAAAGAAACTAAAAATTCCAAATTAACGATGGGACCAAACAACTGCAAGGATAAGATATCTCCCGACGAAATCTTCTTTCTCTGTTCAAATTAATTTCTATTGATTATTACTTCTTTGGGTTTGATACacaaaaataagtttaaaattggTAGAAATGTAGTTAAAAGTATAGtaaatttattcataattttaGTTCTGTAACGTTTAAATATGTTCATATTATTCACATACGGATTTATATGTATAATTTTGTCAAGTACATATTTTCACACTGAACTTTTAACTGTACTCGTGAAAAAAAAATCGTATAATATATCTGCGTATGATATCTATACCCATCCCATATTTTATTAACTATGCTATAGTTACTAGTCCGAATTCATTTCTTCTTTAACCTGTGTCCTTGCGTTCTTTTAATCATTATTATCGTTTCCTTCTTTTTCCGATGCAGTAATCAAGCGTGGTGTATCTTGGCGGACCACGGGCAGCAACCGTTCCTAACGGTTTTGTGTATTTTACACACAATATAATTTTATTTGCACATGATATAGCTTTATTTACACAACGTGTAACTttagaacaaatttttgtgAGCCCCACATACGTTGTTAAAAACGAGATACAAAAAGTGATTTGCACCGTATAATTTTTTTGAATCAAATCCTGGCCTTTAACTGTTTAGGGACGATCCttctgatgaccgtccctgccccatcTCCGTACCTTGGCAGGCTTCCATCTGCAGGTCAAATTACATTAGACATGCCTCTAGTGGGTCACAaaggtagttaattgaagctaAAGCCTAAAGATGAGGATTTGGTGATTCAAGGATACAAGACAGATGATATTCGTTACATTTATTTGTATCTAGTGCATGTATTTGGTACTACTAGTGCAGTATTTTAATTCAATAAAATGATTATTGTTGTCTAAAGTAATAAATGGTACTGCGAATGGTGACATATTTTAATGTAGTATGGATACATACAGAACATTATATGGTATAATCTactttttcaatttcttatttGTCTGTTTT
Coding sequences:
- the LOC113758211 gene encoding viridiflorene synthase-like, yielding MASTQSSLHSNSLQETVRPLAAFPENIWADRIAPFTPDKEEHEMYEREIEMLKAEVASMLLPTGKTMTERFDFIDKIERLGVSHHFDIEIENQLQEFFNVYTNFGEYSAYDLSSAALQFRLFRQHGFNVSCGIFDQFIDAKGKFKESLCNDTRGLLSLYDASHVRTHGDEILEEALAFTTTHLTSGGPRLDSTLAKQVKYALEQPLHKGIPRYEAWHYISIYGEDESNYKLLLRLAKLDYHLLQMSYKQELCEIISWGKGLESVSKFPYARDRFVECYFWAVGTLYEPQHSLVRMTFAKVAALITMIDDIYDAYGTVDELQILTDSAERWDSSGADQLSDYIRASYTTLLKFNREVAEKLAKKQRTYAFDKYIEEWKQYLTTNLTQSRWFLTKELPSFADYISNGAITIGVYLTASAAFLDMDNASEDVINWMSTMPKLMFACSTHARLINDFGGHKFDKERGSGTALECYMKDYNVSEEEAAKKIREMCEDIWKVMNEECLRPTPIPRDILKMLLNIVRVGETTNKHRIDGFTQPHAIEEFIRAMLVDFMSV